A section of the Thermoproteota archaeon genome encodes:
- a CDS encoding archaeal proteasome endopeptidase complex subunit alpha produces MFPQVTGYDRAITVFSPDGRLLQVEYALSATKRTPLALGIKCKDGVVLLAVRKYISPLATPPEKIYKIDNHIGAIAAGLVGDGLVLIERGRLEAQYNRLIYGEPITVKNLAKRIAVHKQQFTQYAGLRPFGVMMMIGGIDEEPELYVTHPGGAFYDYAAFAVGKNSDKVNETLKQTYNEGMSLEECLKYAIKLIMEAEEGEVTADSLEIAVIDRETKKFRKLSRDELEEYVKAVKR; encoded by the coding sequence ATGTTTCCACAGGTTACAGGGTATGATAGGGCGATTACAGTCTTCAGTCCTGATGGCAGACTCCTCCAAGTGGAATACGCTCTTTCTGCCACTAAGAGGACCCCTCTGGCCTTGGGTATAAAATGCAAGGACGGAGTGGTCCTCCTAGCCGTGAGGAAGTACATCTCTCCGTTGGCTACTCCTCCCGAGAAGATATACAAGATAGACAACCACATAGGCGCGATTGCTGCTGGCTTGGTGGGAGACGGCCTCGTCCTCATAGAGAGGGGGAGGCTCGAGGCCCAGTACAACAGGCTCATCTACGGTGAACCCATAACCGTGAAGAACTTGGCTAAGAGGATTGCTGTCCACAAACAGCAGTTTACCCAGTATGCCGGTCTAAGACCGTTCGGCGTCATGATGATGATAGGAGGCATAGATGAGGAGCCTGAACTCTACGTGACCCATCCGGGAGGGGCCTTCTACGACTACGCGGCCTTCGCGGTTGGAAAGAACTCCGACAAGGTGAACGAGACCCTAAAACAGACATACAATGAGGGTATGTCCCTAGAAGAGTGCTTGAAGTACGCTATAAAGCTGATAATGGAGGCAGAGGAGGGAGAGGTGACCGCGGACTCGTTAGAGATTGCAGTCATAGACAGAGAGACGAAGAAGTTCAGAAAGCTGTCCAGAGACGAGCTTGAAGAGTATGTAAAGGCCGTGAAGAGGTGA
- a CDS encoding ribosome assembly factor SBDS produces the protein MPEPVIARITRAGKRFEIYVYPEKAYQFREGRPVDVRSILAVENVFTDARKALKASSTDLKKAFGTTDPYEIAEIILKEGEVQLTAEYRKKLQEEKTRWIVNYIHKNFVDPQTNLPHPVSRIQKALKETKVKIDPMKEPEQQVKEVVEQLRKILPLKSGQVRMTVIVPASVWAKARSLLAGQGSILSEKWSDDGTQVTFKVELPIGAQMLVLERIGEMGGQAKVE, from the coding sequence GTGCCCGAGCCGGTAATAGCGAGGATCACTCGGGCCGGAAAGAGGTTCGAGATATATGTGTATCCGGAGAAGGCCTATCAGTTCAGGGAAGGAAGGCCAGTAGATGTGAGGAGCATTCTGGCAGTGGAGAACGTGTTCACGGACGCCAGAAAGGCCCTGAAGGCCTCCTCAACCGATCTCAAGAAGGCCTTCGGAACTACCGATCCTTACGAGATAGCCGAGATCATCCTTAAGGAGGGAGAGGTCCAGCTGACTGCGGAGTATAGAAAGAAGCTTCAGGAGGAGAAGACTCGCTGGATAGTCAACTACATACACAAGAACTTCGTCGATCCACAGACCAACCTCCCACATCCCGTATCTAGGATACAGAAGGCCCTGAAGGAGACCAAAGTGAAGATAGATCCGATGAAGGAGCCGGAGCAACAGGTCAAGGAGGTAGTGGAGCAGCTTAGGAAGATACTCCCCCTAAAGAGCGGTCAGGTCAGGATGACTGTGATCGTTCCCGCTTCGGTGTGGGCCAAGGCGAGATCTCTCTTGGCTGGTCAGGGGAGCATACTGTCGGAGAAGTGGTCCGACGACGGGACCCAAGTCACCTTCAAGGTGGAGCTCCCCATAGGGGCTCAGATGCTCGTCTTGGAGAGGATAGGGGAGATGGGAGGCCAGGCGAAAGTTGAGTGA